The Uruburuella testudinis genome window below encodes:
- a CDS encoding 5-methyltetrahydropteroyltriglutamate--homocysteine S-methyltransferase, with protein MSQTLPLRADTVGSYLRTAALKQARADFAEGKISREALTRVEDEEIAKLVDDQLAAGLGVITDGEFRRSWWHIDFLENLDGIEGFVPEQAYAFKDTEVRRYNTRCNGKVAWPQNHPFIAHYQALAKIVGERGVVKYTIPSPNQLMYPFIWDTGVYADKAAFAADVRQAYRDAVQAFYDAGCRYLQIDDVYWGSLCNNPDAPEFVENKRYALENIQAILAGKPADMCITTHVCRGNYKSSYLLSGAYDPVAPELFGQTAFDGYFLEYDNERSGGFEPLKYFNDNPHKGRIVLGLITSKFPELENKEAVKARIAEAAEIVPLEQLALSPQCGFASTEEGNIMTEAEQWAKVRLVEEIAAELWGGQ; from the coding sequence ATGAGCCAAACTCTGCCGCTGCGCGCCGATACTGTGGGCAGCTACCTGCGTACTGCCGCCCTCAAACAAGCCCGCGCCGACTTTGCCGAGGGCAAAATCAGCCGCGAAGCGCTGACCCGTGTGGAAGATGAAGAAATCGCCAAATTGGTAGACGACCAGCTGGCTGCCGGCCTGGGCGTGATTACCGACGGCGAATTCCGCCGCTCGTGGTGGCATATTGATTTTCTGGAAAATCTCGACGGTATTGAGGGCTTTGTGCCCGAGCAGGCCTATGCGTTTAAAGATACCGAAGTGCGCCGCTACAACACCCGCTGCAACGGTAAAGTGGCGTGGCCGCAAAACCATCCGTTTATTGCGCATTATCAGGCGTTGGCGAAAATTGTGGGTGAGCGCGGTGTGGTCAAATACACCATTCCTAGCCCCAACCAATTGATGTATCCGTTTATTTGGGATACCGGCGTGTATGCCGATAAAGCGGCTTTTGCCGCCGATGTGCGGCAGGCTTATCGGGATGCCGTTCAGGCTTTTTACGATGCCGGGTGCCGATATCTGCAAATCGATGATGTGTATTGGGGCAGCCTGTGCAACAACCCCGATGCGCCTGAGTTTGTCGAAAACAAGCGTTATGCGCTGGAAAATATTCAGGCCATTTTGGCCGGCAAACCGGCAGATATGTGCATCACCACCCATGTGTGCCGCGGCAACTACAAATCATCGTATCTGCTCAGCGGTGCGTATGACCCGGTGGCGCCGGAGCTATTTGGCCAAACGGCGTTTGACGGCTATTTTCTCGAATACGACAACGAGCGTTCGGGCGGTTTTGAGCCGTTGAAATATTTTAACGACAATCCGCATAAAGGCCGCATTGTATTGGGCTTGATTACTTCGAAATTCCCTGAGTTGGAAAATAAAGAGGCAGTAAAAGCACGCATTGCCGAAGCCGCCGAAATCGTGCCGCTTGAGCAGTTGGCACTCAGCCCGCAATGCGGTTTTGCCTCTACCGAAGAGGGCAATATCATGACCGAAGCCGAGCAATGGGCGAAGGTGCGGTTGGTTGAAGAAATTGCCGCAGAGCTATGGGGCGGGCAATAG
- a CDS encoding MATE family efflux transporter, with the protein MLLDLNGYSWPVFKKEINKLAVLALPMLVAQVAQVGIGFVDTVMAGGAGKEDLAAVALGSSVFATIYITFMGVMTALNPMIAQLFGAGRKDEVGETGRQGIWFGVMLGIIGMLLMWLLVWPFQAWLDLSDKVEEMMALYMLFTGLAMPAAMVHRALHAYASSLNRPRVIMIVSFLAFLLNIPLNYAFVYGKFGMPALGGAGCGVATALVFWFNALVLWLYVAKQQYFRQFKLMETFSRPNAQAFGQIWKLGMPIGLSFFLEVSLFSCIVFLVARLGEDYVAAQQVVISLTGVIYMIPQSVGAAGTVRVGYSLGRGEYVRARYVSGVSLVLGLVLAVATALILVLFRHQLAGMYTDDAGVLAIAAAVLLFAAVFQLADATQCVASYALRGYKLTRVPMLIHAVAFWGFGLLPGYWLAYGHDMGIYGFWTALVLSLTVAAVWLVWYLEICSRTMAARKRMV; encoded by the coding sequence ATGTTGCTCGATTTGAACGGCTATTCATGGCCGGTGTTTAAAAAAGAAATCAATAAGCTGGCAGTGCTGGCGCTGCCGATGCTGGTGGCGCAGGTGGCGCAGGTGGGCATTGGTTTTGTGGATACGGTGATGGCCGGCGGCGCAGGCAAGGAAGACTTGGCGGCGGTGGCGCTGGGCAGCAGTGTGTTTGCCACGATTTACATTACTTTTATGGGGGTGATGACGGCGCTAAACCCGATGATTGCGCAGCTTTTCGGCGCCGGCCGCAAAGATGAGGTAGGCGAAACGGGGCGGCAGGGCATTTGGTTCGGCGTGATGCTGGGCATCATCGGCATGCTGCTGATGTGGCTGTTGGTGTGGCCGTTTCAGGCTTGGCTGGATTTGAGCGATAAGGTCGAAGAGATGATGGCGCTGTATATGCTGTTTACCGGCCTGGCAATGCCGGCGGCGATGGTGCATCGGGCGCTGCATGCTTATGCTTCGAGCCTCAACCGGCCGCGGGTGATTATGATTGTGAGCTTTTTGGCGTTTTTGCTGAATATTCCGCTCAATTATGCTTTTGTTTACGGCAAATTCGGTATGCCGGCGCTGGGCGGTGCGGGCTGCGGGGTGGCAACGGCGCTGGTGTTTTGGTTCAATGCGCTGGTGTTGTGGCTGTATGTGGCCAAACAGCAGTATTTCCGCCAATTTAAATTGATGGAAACATTCAGCCGGCCCAACGCTCAGGCGTTTGGGCAGATTTGGAAATTGGGCATGCCGATCGGTTTGTCGTTTTTTCTGGAAGTGAGCCTGTTTTCGTGTATTGTGTTTTTGGTGGCGCGGCTGGGCGAGGATTATGTAGCGGCACAGCAGGTGGTGATCAGCCTCACCGGGGTGATTTATATGATTCCGCAAAGTGTGGGGGCGGCGGGCACGGTGCGGGTGGGCTATTCGCTCGGCCGCGGCGAATATGTGCGGGCGCGCTATGTGTCGGGCGTGTCGCTGGTGTTGGGCTTGGTGCTGGCGGTGGCAACGGCTTTGATTTTGGTGCTGTTCCGTCATCAGCTGGCGGGAATGTATACCGATGATGCGGGCGTGTTGGCGATTGCGGCGGCGGTGTTGTTGTTTGCGGCGGTGTTTCAGTTGGCCGATGCAACCCAATGTGTGGCTTCTTATGCGCTGCGCGGCTACAAGCTCACGCGGGTACCGATGCTGATTCATGCCGTGGCGTTTTGGGGCTTCGGGCTGCTGCCGGGCTACTGGTTGGCTTATGGACATGATATGGGGATTTACGGTTTTTGGACGGCGCTGGTGCTGTCGTTGACCGTGGCGGCGGTGTGGCTGGTGTGGTATTTGGAAATATGCAGCCGTACGATGGCGGCAAGAAAAAGGATGGTGTGA
- the murB gene encoding UDP-N-acetylmuramate dehydrogenase, with amino-acid sequence MQLEYDVDLQPLNTFGLPARARYFATLADAADLPELVRQPEFDRHTVLWLGGGSNILLMQDYPGLVVHMQNKGIREIRRSDGLVYIEAQAGENWHDFVLHTLNMGLCGLENLSLIPGTVGAAPVQNIGAYGVEVKDVLDSVCCFDLDSGTFVELGNAECGFAYRESLFKQAGKGRYVIVSVRFALKENFSADVRYGDLAAVLAERCAGRAATAKDVSAAVCQIRAEKLPDPKTLGNVGSFFKNPIVGAAQAQALQAQYPQMPHYPQPDGSVKLAAGWLIDQCRLKGFQIGGAAVHEKQALVLVNKQQASAQDVYDLAMHVRAQVQARFGVDLHAEPNWLPLSFTI; translated from the coding sequence ATGCAGCTTGAGTATGATGTAGATTTGCAGCCGCTCAATACGTTCGGCCTGCCCGCCCGGGCGCGCTATTTTGCCACGCTGGCCGATGCGGCCGATTTGCCCGAATTGGTGCGGCAGCCCGAATTTGACCGCCACACGGTGTTGTGGCTCGGCGGCGGCAGTAATATATTGTTGATGCAGGATTATCCAGGCTTGGTGGTGCATATGCAGAATAAAGGCATACGCGAAATCCGGCGTTCAGACGGCCTGGTCTATATTGAAGCGCAGGCCGGTGAAAACTGGCATGATTTTGTGTTGCACACCTTAAACATGGGCTTGTGCGGCCTCGAAAATTTAAGCCTGATTCCGGGCACGGTGGGCGCGGCGCCGGTGCAGAATATCGGCGCTTACGGTGTAGAAGTGAAAGATGTGCTCGATTCGGTGTGCTGCTTTGATTTAGACAGCGGCACATTTGTCGAGCTGGGCAACGCGGAATGCGGTTTTGCTTATCGCGAAAGCTTGTTTAAGCAAGCCGGCAAAGGGCGTTATGTGATTGTGTCGGTGCGGTTTGCGCTCAAAGAAAACTTCAGCGCCGATGTGCGTTATGGCGATTTGGCGGCGGTGTTGGCCGAACGTTGCGCCGGCAGAGCGGCTACGGCTAAAGATGTTTCCGCTGCGGTTTGCCAAATCCGCGCCGAAAAACTGCCCGACCCGAAAACGCTCGGCAATGTCGGCAGCTTTTTCAAAAACCCGATTGTCGGCGCGGCGCAGGCGCAGGCTTTGCAGGCGCAGTATCCGCAAATGCCGCATTATCCGCAGCCCGATGGTTCGGTGAAGCTGGCTGCCGGCTGGCTGATCGACCAATGCCGTCTGAAAGGCTTTCAAATCGGCGGGGCGGCCGTGCATGAAAAACAGGCTTTGGTGTTGGTAAACAAGCAGCAGGCATCGGCACAAGATGTGTATGATTTGGCCATGCATGTGCGTGCGCAGGTGCAGGCGCGGTTTGGCGTGGATTTGCATGCCGAGCCCAATTGGTTGCCATTGTCTTTTACGATATGA
- a CDS encoding TetR/AcrR family transcriptional regulator, whose amino-acid sequence MVKEARPNTYNRIVDASLVLFNEEGERNISTNHIAAHLGISPGNLYYHFRNKDEIIVQLFKRYSEDLLEYLHGAVLPTNVCNSVNYMAGIYDVMWRYRFLFSDVNTLLARSAELLGEHNDFTHAKVSPLLVKLLTRLNGLDIIRADETAMNDMAMNMWIVTKYWFDFDGSLRGRAKLTEDSKVRGIRRTLSLLRPYLLESYIEEFDRTLASLSLDSECM is encoded by the coding sequence GTGGTGAAAGAAGCCAGACCGAATACATATAACCGTATTGTAGACGCCAGCCTGGTGCTGTTTAACGAAGAGGGCGAGCGCAATATCAGCACCAACCACATCGCCGCCCATTTGGGCATCAGCCCGGGCAATCTGTATTACCATTTCCGCAATAAAGATGAAATCATCGTGCAGCTTTTCAAGCGCTACAGCGAAGATTTGCTTGAGTATCTGCATGGCGCGGTGTTGCCCACCAATGTGTGCAACTCGGTGAATTATATGGCGGGCATTTATGATGTGATGTGGCGCTATCGTTTTTTGTTCAGCGACGTCAACACGCTGCTGGCCCGCAGTGCCGAGCTTTTGGGCGAACACAATGATTTCACCCATGCCAAAGTGTCGCCGCTGCTGGTGAAGCTGCTCACCCGCTTAAACGGTTTAGACATCATCCGCGCCGATGAAACCGCCATGAACGATATGGCCATGAACATGTGGATTGTGACCAAATATTGGTTCGACTTCGACGGCTCATTGCGCGGCCGTGCCAAACTGACCGAAGATTCGAAAGTGCGCGGCATCCGGCGCACCCTCAGCCTGTTGCGCCCTTATCTGCTGGAAAGCTATATCGAAGAATTCGACCGAACACTGGCTTCTTTATCGCTGGATTCCGAGTGTATGTAG
- the fdnG gene encoding formate dehydrogenase-N subunit alpha: MNVTRRQFFKVTAAGAGASGLAVMGMMPTNAWAEVRQYKLSRASEARNNCTYCSVGCGTILYSLGDGAKNAKKSIFHIEGDPDHPVSRGSLCPKGASLIDFVHSPNRLHFPEVREPGSNEWKRISWHDALTRIARHIKDDRDANLIVNNEKGVPVHRLPTLGMLTASASSNETGILTQKWMRSLGIVATDAQARVCHGPTVSALASTFGRGAMTNTFVDIQHADFIMVMGGNAAEAHPVGFKWVIEAKKKKGTKLFVVDPRFNRTAAVADFYAPVRSGSDIAFLGALINWLIENDKIQWEYVKAYTNASFIVAEGYDFNEGMFSGHEGETPDEDKKEEENPEVASRVGKRSGFYDNETWYYELDGNGYAKTDPTLQHPRSVWQLLKKHYSRYTLDMMNTICGTSKEDFLKVAEAWGEMAAPDKAGTILYALGWTQHTTGTQIIRTMAMVQLLLGNIGMSGGGVNALRGHSNIQGLSDLGLLSTALPGYLSLPSEDRHRTFQEYIEKQTPKALQPGQLNYWSNTPAFFVSFLKWMYGENATRENNWGYDWLPKWDKMYDILQLTELMYQGKVNGLLVQGFNAQGSFPDAHRVTEAFSKLKYMVVMDPLATETASFWQNHGDAHDVDPAAIQTEVFRLPTPCFAEEAGSIVNSSRWLQWHHPGAKPPGEALPDLDILGELHMMLKALYEKEGGTAPEPITKLAWHYKDPYAPTPEEMAKESNGYALADIKDENGNIVRRKGELLDGFAQLRDDGSTECATWIFSGSWTEQGNQMDRRDNTDSGLGNTPKWAWAWPANRRIIYNRASCDPSGKPWDPKRVLIHWDGKKWAGADVADFKADAAPDSGMNPFIMNEEGVGRLFCARKLVDGPFPEHYEPLESPIGTNPLHPSVVQTPAMRLFDSVKDRIGTHEEFPYVGTTYRLTEHFQFWTKSVKLLMIAQPQQFIEISEELAKEKGIEKGDWVKVSSKRAWIKAKAVVTKRVVPLQINGKTVHQIGIPLHGGWENVSGEKQFLVNSLTPFVGDANTQTPEYKTFLVNIEKA, from the coding sequence ATGAATGTAACCAGACGGCAGTTTTTCAAAGTCACCGCCGCCGGCGCAGGTGCGTCCGGCTTGGCGGTAATGGGCATGATGCCGACCAATGCGTGGGCAGAAGTGCGCCAATACAAGCTTTCTCGCGCATCAGAGGCGCGTAATAACTGCACTTATTGCTCGGTAGGCTGCGGCACGATTCTTTATAGTTTGGGCGATGGTGCCAAAAACGCCAAAAAATCCATTTTCCACATTGAAGGCGACCCTGATCATCCGGTCAGCCGCGGTTCACTCTGCCCGAAAGGCGCATCGTTGATTGATTTCGTGCACAGCCCCAACCGCCTGCATTTTCCCGAAGTGCGCGAGCCGGGCAGCAACGAGTGGAAACGCATTTCATGGCACGATGCGCTGACCCGCATTGCCCGCCACATCAAAGACGACCGCGATGCCAACCTGATTGTTAACAACGAAAAGGGTGTGCCGGTGCACCGACTGCCCACTTTGGGCATGCTTACCGCTTCTGCTTCTTCCAACGAAACCGGTATCCTCACCCAAAAATGGATGCGCTCGCTCGGCATTGTTGCCACCGATGCGCAGGCGCGTGTGTGCCACGGCCCTACTGTGTCGGCGCTGGCTTCCACTTTCGGCCGCGGGGCGATGACCAACACTTTTGTCGATATTCAGCACGCCGATTTCATTATGGTGATGGGGGGTAATGCCGCCGAAGCCCACCCGGTCGGTTTCAAATGGGTGATTGAAGCGAAAAAGAAAAAAGGCACCAAATTGTTTGTGGTCGACCCGCGCTTCAATCGCACCGCCGCCGTTGCCGATTTCTATGCGCCCGTGCGCTCGGGCAGCGATATCGCCTTTTTGGGTGCATTGATTAACTGGCTGATTGAAAACGATAAAATTCAATGGGAATATGTTAAAGCCTATACCAACGCCAGTTTTATCGTGGCGGAAGGCTACGACTTTAACGAAGGCATGTTTTCCGGCCACGAAGGCGAAACGCCCGACGAAGACAAAAAAGAAGAAGAAAACCCCGAAGTGGCCAGCCGTGTCGGCAAGCGCAGCGGTTTTTACGACAACGAAACCTGGTATTACGAGCTCGACGGCAATGGTTATGCCAAAACCGACCCCACGCTGCAACATCCGCGCAGCGTGTGGCAGTTGCTGAAAAAACACTATTCGCGCTACACGCTCGATATGATGAACACCATCTGCGGCACCTCCAAAGAAGACTTTCTGAAAGTGGCCGAAGCATGGGGCGAAATGGCGGCGCCGGATAAAGCAGGCACCATTCTTTATGCATTGGGCTGGACGCAACACACCACCGGCACCCAAATTATCCGCACGATGGCGATGGTGCAACTGCTGTTGGGCAATATCGGCATGTCGGGCGGCGGTGTCAACGCATTGCGCGGCCACTCCAATATTCAAGGTTTGTCTGATTTGGGGCTGCTTTCCACTGCGTTGCCGGGCTATCTTTCACTGCCGAGCGAAGACCGCCACCGCACTTTCCAAGAATACATCGAAAAACAAACCCCCAAGGCTTTGCAACCTGGCCAGCTCAATTATTGGAGCAACACGCCGGCCTTTTTCGTCAGCTTTTTGAAGTGGATGTATGGCGAAAATGCCACCCGCGAAAACAACTGGGGTTACGATTGGCTGCCGAAATGGGACAAAATGTATGATATTTTGCAGCTCACCGAATTGATGTATCAGGGCAAAGTAAACGGTTTGCTGGTGCAGGGCTTTAATGCGCAAGGCTCGTTCCCCGATGCGCATCGCGTTACCGAAGCATTTTCCAAATTGAAATACATGGTGGTGATGGATCCGCTGGCTACTGAAACCGCATCGTTTTGGCAAAACCACGGCGATGCGCATGATGTTGATCCGGCCGCCATCCAAACCGAAGTATTCCGCCTGCCCACGCCTTGTTTTGCCGAAGAGGCCGGCTCAATTGTGAATTCTTCGCGTTGGCTGCAATGGCACCACCCCGGTGCGAAGCCGCCCGGTGAAGCCTTACCCGATCTCGATATTTTGGGCGAATTGCATATGATGCTCAAAGCACTGTATGAAAAAGAGGGCGGCACCGCGCCTGAGCCGATTACCAAACTGGCTTGGCACTATAAAGACCCGTATGCACCGACGCCGGAAGAAATGGCCAAGGAATCAAACGGCTATGCTTTGGCGGATATTAAAGACGAAAACGGCAATATTGTGCGACGCAAAGGCGAGCTGCTCGACGGCTTTGCCCAATTGCGCGACGACGGCAGCACCGAATGCGCCACCTGGATTTTTTCAGGTTCTTGGACAGAGCAGGGCAATCAAATGGATCGCCGCGACAATACCGACAGCGGTTTGGGCAATACGCCGAAATGGGCGTGGGCATGGCCGGCCAACCGCCGCATCATCTACAACCGCGCCTCTTGCGATCCGAGCGGAAAACCGTGGGATCCGAAGCGCGTGCTGATTCATTGGGACGGCAAAAAATGGGCAGGCGCCGATGTGGCTGACTTCAAAGCCGATGCCGCACCCGATTCGGGTATGAATCCGTTTATTATGAACGAAGAGGGCGTAGGCCGCCTGTTCTGCGCGCGCAAGTTGGTGGACGGCCCCTTCCCCGAGCATTACGAGCCGCTTGAATCACCCATCGGCACCAACCCGTTACACCCGAGTGTGGTGCAAACTCCGGCGATGCGGTTGTTTGACAGCGTGAAAGACCGCATCGGTACACACGAAGAGTTTCCTTATGTCGGCACCACCTACCGCCTGACCGAGCATTTCCAATTCTGGACCAAGTCGGTGAAACTGCTGATGATTGCGCAACCGCAGCAATTTATCGAAATCAGTGAAGAGCTGGCGAAAGAAAAAGGCATTGAAAAAGGCGATTGGGTAAAAGTAAGCTCCAAACGCGCCTGGATTAAGGCAAAAGCCGTGGTAACCAAACGCGTGGTGCCGTTGCAGATTAACGGCAAAACCGTGCATCAGATCGGCATTCCTTTGCATGGCGGCTGGGAAAACGTCTCCGGCGAGAAGCAGTTCCTCGTGAACTCGCTCACACCTTTTGTCGGCGATGCCAACACCCAAACGCCCGAATACAAAACCTTTTTGGTGAATATTGAAAAAGCATAA
- the fdxH gene encoding formate dehydrogenase subunit beta — MALQSLDIKRRSATAGITPPPGVRRPEEVAKLIDVTTCIGCKACQVACSEWNDIRDEIGTNHGVYDNPMDLTSKSWTVMRFSEVEENGKLEWLIRKDGCMHCADPGCLKACPSPGAIIQYHNGIVDFHEENCIGCGYCISGCPFNVPRIDKKDHRAYKCTLCSDRVAVGQEPACVKTCPTGAIQFGTKEDMKGVAAERIKDLNNRGYDKAGLYDPEGVGGTHVMYVLHHADKPGLYHGLPENPSISPTVKLWKGFLKPLATIGIAAATLTGFFHYITVGPSKAEDEEDAPEVIGKDGKTLHGEEDA; from the coding sequence ATGGCATTACAATCATTAGACATCAAACGCCGTTCCGCCACCGCCGGCATTACCCCGCCGCCGGGCGTGCGCCGGCCGGAAGAAGTGGCCAAACTCATCGACGTTACCACCTGTATCGGCTGCAAAGCCTGCCAGGTAGCCTGTTCGGAGTGGAACGATATTCGCGACGAAATCGGCACCAATCACGGCGTGTATGACAACCCTATGGATTTGACATCCAAAAGCTGGACGGTAATGCGCTTCAGCGAAGTGGAAGAAAACGGCAAGCTCGAATGGCTGATCCGTAAAGACGGCTGTATGCACTGCGCCGACCCCGGCTGCCTCAAAGCCTGCCCGTCGCCCGGAGCGATTATTCAGTATCACAACGGCATTGTAGATTTCCACGAAGAAAACTGCATCGGCTGCGGCTACTGCATTTCCGGCTGCCCGTTCAATGTGCCGCGCATCGATAAAAAAGACCACCGTGCCTACAAATGCACGCTGTGTTCCGACCGCGTGGCCGTCGGCCAAGAGCCCGCCTGTGTGAAAACCTGCCCCACCGGCGCGATTCAGTTCGGCACCAAAGAAGACATGAAAGGCGTGGCCGCCGAGCGGATTAAAGATTTGAACAACCGCGGCTACGACAAAGCGGGTTTGTATGACCCCGAAGGTGTGGGTGGTACGCATGTGATGTATGTGCTGCACCATGCCGACAAGCCCGGCCTTTATCACGGCTTGCCGGAAAACCCCAGCATCAGCCCGACTGTGAAACTGTGGAAAGGCTTCTTGAAACCTCTGGCTACCATCGGCATCGCCGCCGCCACGCTGACCGGATTCTTCCATTACATCACCGTCGGCCCCAGCAAGGCTGAAGATGAAGAAGACGCGCCCGAAGTCATCGGTAAAGACGGCAAAACCCTGCACGGCGAGGAGGATGCATAA
- a CDS encoding formate dehydrogenase subunit gamma, which produces MKEKLIQRYNRSERINHWIVAVCFVLLAISGLAFFYPAFFWLTGVFGTPQLARIIHPFVGVVMFIGFFVQFFRYWKHNFLDKEDVKWMKSVKTVLKGHEVGDIGKYNGGQKGMFWLMTGCMIVLLCTGIIAWRPYFAELFPIPIIRLALLFHAWAALILIAGIIVHVYAAFWVKGTIRAMVEGVVTQKWAKKHHPRWYREMLAKNEQAEQDKVKPNITPKNSR; this is translated from the coding sequence ATGAAAGAAAAACTGATTCAACGCTATAACCGCAGTGAGCGTATCAATCACTGGATTGTGGCCGTGTGTTTTGTGCTGCTGGCCATTTCCGGCCTGGCATTTTTCTACCCGGCCTTTTTCTGGCTCACCGGTGTATTCGGTACCCCGCAATTAGCGCGGATTATCCACCCCTTTGTGGGCGTGGTGATGTTTATCGGCTTTTTCGTACAGTTTTTCCGCTATTGGAAACACAACTTCCTCGATAAAGAAGATGTGAAATGGATGAAATCAGTCAAAACCGTGCTTAAAGGCCACGAAGTGGGTGATATCGGCAAATACAACGGCGGTCAGAAAGGCATGTTTTGGCTGATGACCGGTTGCATGATTGTGCTCCTGTGCACCGGCATTATCGCCTGGCGCCCGTATTTTGCCGAACTCTTCCCCATTCCCATTATCCGCCTGGCCTTACTGTTTCATGCTTGGGCAGCACTGATTCTGATTGCGGGCATTATTGTGCATGTATATGCCGCTTTCTGGGTGAAAGGCACCATTCGCGCAATGGTAGAAGGCGTGGTTACACAAAAATGGGCGAAAAAACACCACCCGCGCTGGTATCGTGAAATGTTGGCAAAAAACGAACAGGCCGAGCAGGATAAAGTAAAACCCAATATTACACCAAAAAACAGCCGGTAA
- a CDS encoding formate dehydrogenase accessory protein FdhE, producing MTTAKPAETIQKGLFHTPFWTAPASHVFEERSMRFFELAEADNSEWRLYLELLGKLTAAQHAVSAKHRFTPPPLRQGSTTLPPAATEQVPADFYGVFTDLLNEINHQPNMTVQAELNRLAALTREETEALAKRVSTSKIENSDRAAIIWVQAALQIIWTAWAAQLTEDDVPPVEERTLCPCCGTEAVGSVVLAKGDLAGFRYMHCPHCNSRWNALRAKCPTCGDSSGMGIQEIETDTAPTQVAPLLGAKAESCETCRSYRKLYRLEKQQYADPIADDLASLGLDILVGEAGYSRAGSNPFLLSAE from the coding sequence ATGACCACCGCCAAACCTGCCGAAACCATACAGAAAGGCCTCTTTCACACACCCTTTTGGACAGCACCTGCCAGCCATGTTTTTGAAGAACGCAGCATGCGTTTTTTTGAATTGGCCGAAGCCGACAACAGCGAATGGCGCCTGTATCTCGAACTGTTGGGCAAACTGACCGCCGCACAACATGCCGTATCGGCCAAACACCGCTTCACCCCACCGCCCTTGCGCCAAGGCAGCACAACATTGCCCCCGGCCGCAACAGAGCAAGTGCCGGCTGATTTTTACGGCGTATTTACCGATTTGTTAAACGAAATCAACCATCAGCCAAACATGACCGTACAAGCCGAACTAAACAGGCTCGCCGCACTTACCCGCGAAGAAACCGAAGCATTGGCCAAGCGCGTATCCACATCAAAAATAGAAAACAGCGACCGAGCCGCCATCATTTGGGTACAAGCCGCCCTGCAAATCATCTGGACCGCATGGGCAGCACAACTGACCGAAGACGACGTTCCCCCAGTAGAAGAACGCACCCTATGCCCCTGCTGCGGCACAGAAGCCGTCGGCAGCGTAGTATTGGCCAAAGGCGATTTAGCAGGATTTCGCTACATGCACTGCCCGCACTGCAACAGCCGCTGGAATGCCTTACGCGCCAAATGCCCCACCTGCGGCGACAGCAGCGGCATGGGCATACAAGAAATCGAAACCGATACCGCCCCCACCCAAGTCGCCCCCTTATTGGGTGCCAAAGCCGAAAGCTGTGAAACATGCCGCAGCTACCGAAAACTTTACCGCTTGGAAAAACAACAATACGCCGACCCCATTGCCGACGACCTGGCATCATTAGGGCTGGATATTTTAGTCGGCGAAGCAGGCTACAGCCGCGCAGGCAGTAATCCGTTTTTACTGTCTGCGGAATAA